A window of the Gemmatirosa kalamazoonensis genome harbors these coding sequences:
- a CDS encoding alpha-L-arabinofuranosidase C-terminal domain-containing protein: protein MARPGRNLRLLLSALALTATPAHSQARVVIDVARREGPVSPLLFGQFLEFMYEGIKGGLHAELLRGRGFEEAPDAIGLPRPWERYPDDRNDDYALDFRWDDSVAFAVRADSLTGTGPSHALRVDAGDGVIARHGIYQPRVPVRGGVPYTAQIWLRAADYTGPVVLALEEDASGGRVYAEWRVDVAPGAWRRYAVVLHPMRSDPLARFVVLFPGRGRVWLDQASLMPADTAPGGVRRDVYERVRALRPAFIRWPGGNVAQDYHWRWGVGPRDERPTWVNLSWKREPEPSDFGTDEFIAFARSLGAEPSLTVNVDGRGATPEEAAAWVEYCNGPATSRWGAVRAANGHPAPYGVTLWEVGNEIWGDWVRGHTDAATYAGNFRRYRDAMRAVDSTIRFIAVGDNDMAWNRIVLRAVGLYVDYLAIHHYYGFDSTQRDLRHLMARPLGYERFYADVARLIRDEVPGHAVALTIDEWGLALPEARQHGMDAALYGARLMNVFERTPVVAMSAVSDLVNGWPGGIVQASRHALFVTPLYHANRLYATHLGRERVGVALTGAPTFGVDSSGAPTPALDVVATRADSLLYVMLVNTDPARDVRVRVEVRGGSVQSDATWELLAEPDGRRGSNGFATPDAIAPRRRPLRAGSAFVVDVPARSVSALTLRVRGG, encoded by the coding sequence GTGGCTCGGCCAGGTCGTAATCTGCGGCTGCTGCTGTCGGCCCTGGCGCTGACCGCGACGCCCGCGCACTCCCAGGCCCGCGTCGTGATCGACGTCGCGCGACGCGAGGGGCCCGTGAGCCCGTTGCTGTTCGGGCAGTTCCTCGAGTTCATGTACGAGGGCATCAAGGGCGGGCTGCACGCGGAGCTGCTGCGCGGGCGCGGGTTCGAGGAGGCGCCCGACGCGATCGGGCTGCCGCGCCCGTGGGAGCGCTACCCGGACGACCGCAACGACGACTACGCGCTCGACTTCCGGTGGGACGACTCGGTGGCGTTCGCCGTGCGCGCCGACTCGCTCACGGGCACCGGGCCATCGCACGCGCTGCGCGTCGACGCCGGCGACGGCGTCATCGCGCGCCACGGCATCTACCAGCCGCGCGTGCCGGTGCGCGGCGGCGTCCCGTACACCGCGCAGATCTGGCTCCGCGCCGCCGACTACACGGGCCCGGTCGTCCTCGCGCTCGAGGAGGACGCGAGCGGCGGACGCGTGTACGCCGAGTGGCGCGTCGACGTCGCGCCGGGCGCGTGGCGCCGCTACGCCGTCGTGCTGCACCCGATGCGGAGCGATCCGCTCGCCCGATTCGTCGTGCTCTTTCCCGGGCGCGGTCGCGTGTGGCTCGACCAGGCGTCGCTCATGCCCGCGGACACCGCGCCCGGCGGCGTCCGGCGCGACGTGTACGAGCGCGTGCGCGCGCTGCGCCCCGCGTTCATCCGCTGGCCGGGCGGCAACGTGGCGCAGGACTACCACTGGCGGTGGGGCGTCGGCCCGCGCGACGAGCGGCCGACGTGGGTCAACCTGTCGTGGAAGCGCGAGCCCGAGCCATCGGACTTCGGCACCGACGAGTTCATCGCGTTCGCGCGATCGTTAGGCGCGGAGCCGTCGCTCACGGTCAACGTGGACGGGCGCGGCGCGACGCCGGAGGAGGCCGCGGCGTGGGTGGAGTACTGCAACGGCCCCGCGACGTCGCGGTGGGGCGCCGTGCGCGCGGCGAACGGCCATCCCGCGCCGTACGGCGTCACGCTGTGGGAGGTCGGCAACGAGATCTGGGGCGACTGGGTCCGCGGCCATACGGACGCCGCCACCTACGCGGGCAACTTCCGCCGCTACCGCGACGCGATGCGCGCCGTCGACTCCACCATCCGCTTCATCGCCGTCGGCGACAACGACATGGCGTGGAACCGCATCGTGCTGCGCGCGGTCGGGCTGTACGTCGACTACCTCGCGATCCACCACTACTACGGCTTCGACTCCACGCAGCGCGACCTGCGCCACCTCATGGCGCGGCCGTTGGGCTACGAGCGCTTCTACGCCGACGTCGCGCGGCTCATCCGCGACGAGGTGCCCGGCCACGCGGTCGCGCTCACGATCGACGAGTGGGGGCTCGCGCTCCCCGAGGCGCGGCAGCACGGCATGGACGCGGCGCTCTACGGCGCGCGGCTCATGAACGTGTTCGAGCGCACGCCGGTCGTCGCCATGAGCGCGGTATCGGACCTCGTGAACGGCTGGCCCGGCGGCATCGTCCAGGCGAGCCGCCACGCGCTGTTCGTCACGCCGCTCTACCATGCGAACCGGCTCTACGCGACGCACCTCGGCCGCGAGCGCGTCGGCGTCGCGCTCACGGGCGCGCCGACGTTCGGCGTGGACTCGTCGGGCGCGCCGACGCCGGCCCTCGACGTCGTCGCCACGCGCGCCGACAGCCTGTTGTACGTCATGCTCGTGAACACCGACCCCGCGCGCGACGTGCGCGTGCGCGTCGAGGTACGGGGCGGCAGCGTGCAGAGCGACGCGACGTGGGAGCTGCTCGCGGAGCCCGACGGACGTCGCGGGTCCAACGGCTTCGCGACGCCCGACGCGATCGCCCCGCGCCGCCGGCCGCTGCGCGCCGGGAGCGCGTTCGTCGTCGACGTCCCGGCGCGCTCGGTGTCGGCCTTGACGCTGCGCGTGCGCGGCGGCTGA
- a CDS encoding 2OG-Fe(II) oxygenase, producing the protein MTTDTTSIAARVAALDWSALARDLDARGWAETPPLLSAAECDRLAALFDDDARFRARVDMARHRFGEGRYKYFAEPLPAEVAALRQALYPPLAAVANRWAALLGGEADFPDTLDAFRARCAAAGQTRPTPLLLRYEAGGYNCLHQDLYGAVAFPFQAMAMLREPERDFTGGEFLLVEQRPRAQSAGTALRPARGAIVLFTTRTRPVAGARGHYRVQMRHGVSPVRSGRRETLGVIFHDAA; encoded by the coding sequence ATGACGACGGACACGACCTCCATCGCGGCGCGCGTCGCGGCGCTCGACTGGTCCGCCCTCGCGCGCGATCTCGACGCGCGCGGCTGGGCTGAGACGCCGCCGCTGCTGTCGGCCGCCGAGTGCGACCGGCTCGCCGCGCTGTTCGACGACGACGCACGGTTCCGCGCGCGCGTCGACATGGCTCGTCATCGCTTCGGCGAGGGACGCTACAAGTACTTCGCCGAGCCGCTGCCGGCCGAGGTAGCTGCGCTGCGGCAGGCGCTCTATCCACCGCTCGCCGCGGTCGCGAACCGGTGGGCCGCGCTGTTAGGCGGCGAGGCCGACTTCCCCGACACGCTCGACGCGTTCCGTGCCCGGTGCGCCGCGGCGGGGCAGACGCGGCCGACGCCGCTCCTGCTCCGCTACGAGGCCGGCGGCTACAACTGCCTGCATCAGGACCTGTATGGCGCGGTGGCGTTCCCGTTCCAGGCGATGGCGATGCTGCGCGAGCCGGAGCGCGACTTCACCGGCGGCGAGTTCCTGCTCGTCGAGCAGCGGCCGCGCGCGCAGTCGGCGGGGACGGCGCTGCGGCCGGCGCGCGGCGCGATCGTGCTGTTCACGACGCGCACGCGTCCGGTGGCCGGCGCGCGCGGGCACTACCGCGTACAGATGCGGCACGGCGTGAGCCCGGTGCGGAGCGGGCGGCGGGAGACGCTGGGGGTGATCTTTCACGACGCGGCGTAG
- a CDS encoding 3-keto-disaccharide hydrolase: MRHLRRARLLVVLLGTSACASHTARLSPARSLFDGRTLTGWHVDVPAADTSPRLRSPFLVRDGNLVTLGEPRGHLITDAVYRDYRLEVEYRFPGAPGNAGVLVHASTPRALYGMFPKSIEVQMESGNAGDFWCIVEDIRVPDMVQRRGPPETWGITEGKARRIVNLTDGSEKPLGAWNRMVIEAVGREITVWVNGDLVNHGTDATADHGQIALQSEGAEVEFRKIVLTPLRRP; encoded by the coding sequence ATGAGACACCTGCGGCGCGCACGTCTCCTCGTCGTCCTGTTAGGCACCTCGGCGTGCGCGTCGCACACCGCGCGGCTGTCGCCCGCGCGCAGCCTGTTCGACGGCCGCACGCTCACCGGCTGGCACGTCGACGTCCCGGCGGCCGACACGAGCCCGCGCCTCCGCAGCCCGTTCCTCGTGCGCGACGGCAACCTCGTCACGCTCGGCGAGCCGCGCGGACACCTCATCACCGACGCGGTGTACCGCGACTACCGGCTGGAGGTGGAGTACCGCTTCCCCGGCGCGCCGGGGAACGCCGGAGTGCTCGTGCACGCGTCCACGCCGCGCGCGCTCTACGGCATGTTCCCGAAGTCGATCGAGGTGCAGATGGAGAGCGGGAACGCGGGCGACTTCTGGTGCATCGTGGAGGACATCCGCGTCCCCGACATGGTGCAGCGGCGCGGCCCGCCGGAGACGTGGGGGATCACGGAGGGCAAGGCGCGCCGCATCGTGAACCTCACCGACGGCTCCGAGAAACCGTTAGGCGCCTGGAACCGCATGGTGATCGAGGCGGTCGGCCGCGAGATCACGGTGTGGGTGAACGGGGACCTCGTGAACCACGGCACCGACGCGACGGCCGACCACGGGCAGATCGCGCTGCAGTCGGAGGGCGCGGAGGTGGAGTTCCGGAAGATCGTGCTGACGCCGCTGCGGCGGCCGTGA
- a CDS encoding deaminase, producing the protein MLTDVDLTELRATVALALEARQRGDDPFGARVVAADGRLLAEGGNLVRTTADVTAHAEIVALRALGAVAGAPELAAATMYTSAEPCAMCAAAIAWAGVGRVVFVVDAARVKTLDAPAPTWPGVPGREVLERSGRHVEHAAMLAREAEAILWP; encoded by the coding sequence GTGCTGACCGACGTCGACCTGACGGAGCTGCGCGCCACGGTGGCGCTCGCGCTCGAGGCGCGGCAGCGCGGCGACGACCCGTTCGGCGCGCGCGTCGTCGCCGCCGACGGGCGGCTGCTCGCGGAGGGCGGGAACCTCGTGCGCACGACGGCGGACGTCACGGCGCACGCGGAGATCGTCGCGCTGCGCGCGCTCGGCGCCGTGGCGGGAGCGCCGGAGCTGGCCGCGGCCACGATGTACACGAGCGCCGAGCCCTGCGCGATGTGCGCGGCGGCGATCGCGTGGGCGGGCGTGGGGCGGGTGGTGTTCGTGGTCGACGCCGCGCGCGTGAAGACGCTGGACGCGCCCGCGCCGACGTGGCCGGGCGTGCCGGGGCGCGAGGTGCTGGAGCGGTCGGGGCGGCACGTGGAGCATGCGGCGATGCTGGCGCGCGAGGCGGAGGCTATACTCTGGCCATGA
- a CDS encoding CAAX prenyl protease-related protein, protein MHHVSPAEEVRAPSAPPPPREHPLAWVGPFAVFMAWLAVDRLLPLANPTKEVVRDVVLVAAIVGFSRRVLPTRAPYWLASIGVGLAVFALWVLPDVLVPQWRSHWLLQNAITGRITTSIPPTELTPLMLVLRTTRAALLVPVIEELFWRGWLPRWLQDTRTERVPMGRYTPFAFWATAALFAAEHGPFWEVGLVAGVVYNWWMRRTRSLGDLVLAHAVTNLVLSLYVVASRDWRFWM, encoded by the coding sequence ATGCATCACGTGTCGCCCGCAGAAGAAGTCCGCGCGCCGTCCGCGCCGCCGCCACCGCGCGAGCATCCGCTCGCGTGGGTCGGCCCGTTCGCGGTGTTCATGGCGTGGCTCGCCGTGGATCGTCTGCTGCCGCTCGCGAATCCGACGAAGGAGGTCGTGCGCGACGTCGTGCTGGTCGCGGCGATCGTCGGCTTCTCGCGCCGCGTGCTGCCGACGCGCGCGCCGTACTGGCTCGCGAGCATCGGCGTGGGACTCGCCGTGTTCGCGCTGTGGGTGCTGCCCGACGTGCTGGTGCCGCAGTGGCGCTCGCACTGGCTGCTGCAGAACGCGATCACCGGTCGCATCACCACGTCCATCCCACCGACGGAGCTCACGCCGCTCATGCTCGTGCTGCGCACGACGCGCGCGGCGCTGCTCGTGCCGGTGATCGAGGAGCTGTTCTGGCGCGGATGGCTCCCACGCTGGCTGCAGGACACGCGCACGGAGCGCGTGCCGATGGGCCGCTACACGCCGTTCGCGTTCTGGGCGACCGCGGCGCTGTTCGCCGCGGAGCACGGCCCGTTCTGGGAGGTGGGGCTCGTCGCCGGCGTCGTGTACAACTGGTGGATGCGGCGCACGCGATCGTTAGGCGATCTCGTGCTCGCGCACGCCGTCACCAATCTCGTCCTCTCGCTGTACGTCGTCGCGAGTCGCGATTGGCGGTTCTGGATGTGA
- a CDS encoding DinB family protein has product MSALDDVRTLFAFNRWANERTLDAVAALTPEQYARPLGGSFPSLRATLEHMLGAEITWLARWHGEVAGRVTDFSDCADLASLRARWDATWGEQRRYLDALTEGALAAPLAFRFRSGVEGASPLVEVLRHVVNHGTYHRGQVATLVRQLGGTPAGTDYITYCLTRSP; this is encoded by the coding sequence ATGAGCGCCCTCGACGACGTCCGCACGCTGTTCGCGTTCAACCGTTGGGCGAACGAGCGCACGCTGGATGCGGTCGCGGCGCTCACGCCGGAGCAGTACGCGCGCCCGTTAGGCGGCTCGTTCCCGTCGCTGCGCGCGACGCTGGAGCACATGCTCGGCGCGGAGATCACGTGGCTCGCGCGCTGGCACGGTGAGGTCGCGGGGCGCGTCACCGACTTCTCCGACTGCGCGGACCTCGCGTCGCTGCGCGCGCGGTGGGACGCGACGTGGGGCGAGCAGCGGCGTTATCTCGACGCGCTCACCGAGGGCGCGCTCGCCGCGCCGCTCGCGTTCCGCTTCCGCAGCGGCGTCGAGGGCGCCTCGCCGCTCGTCGAGGTGCTGCGCCACGTCGTGAACCACGGCACGTACCACCGCGGCCAGGTCGCGACGCTCGTGCGCCAGCTCGGCGGCACGCCGGCCGGCACCGACTACATCACGTACTGCCTGACCCGGTCTCCGTAG
- a CDS encoding M20/M25/M40 family metallo-hydrolase produces the protein MLRPLAAALLLVVAPLGAQPRLSADQQLARDVLRELVEINTADSVGSVTAAAEAMARRFRDAGFPAEDVRLLVPDGQPTKGNLVVRYRTRVPNGERPVLLVAHLDVVAANRADWASDPFVLREENGFFVARGVADDKGHAALFVATLLKWKRDGWAPRRDVILALTADEEGGGSNGVQWLLANHRELVDAAYALNEGAFGALAGDRPLYLGFQATEKRSANFTLTVTNPGGHSSIPRPDNAIYQLAHALERIESYTFPVALNDVSRAYFTQTARVVPPDVAAAMRAIVANPSDAAAAARLSRDPTWASMLRTTCVATRLAGGHANNALPQRATATVNCRIVPTSSAAEAREALVRVIADTGVRVSPVGAGATWAMTVDPIDPQLLAATTATTRALWGDVPIIPLMSTWTTDGRLLRDAGIPTYGVNGLFTVPGEERMHGLDEKLRVRSFYDGLAFTDRLLRQIAGAPGA, from the coding sequence ATGCTCCGTCCCCTCGCCGCCGCCCTGCTCCTCGTCGTCGCACCGTTAGGCGCGCAGCCGAGGCTCTCGGCGGACCAGCAGCTCGCGCGCGACGTCCTGCGCGAGCTCGTCGAGATCAACACCGCCGACTCCGTGGGCAGCGTGACCGCCGCCGCCGAGGCCATGGCGCGCCGGTTCCGCGATGCCGGCTTCCCGGCCGAGGACGTGCGCCTCCTCGTCCCCGACGGGCAGCCGACGAAGGGGAACCTCGTCGTGCGCTACCGCACGCGGGTGCCTAACGGCGAGCGGCCCGTCCTGCTCGTCGCGCACCTCGACGTCGTCGCCGCGAACCGCGCCGACTGGGCGTCCGACCCGTTCGTGCTGCGCGAGGAGAACGGCTTCTTCGTCGCGCGCGGCGTGGCGGACGACAAGGGCCACGCCGCGCTGTTCGTCGCCACGCTGCTGAAATGGAAGCGCGACGGGTGGGCGCCACGGCGCGACGTCATCCTCGCGCTCACCGCCGACGAGGAAGGCGGCGGCTCGAACGGCGTGCAGTGGCTGCTCGCGAACCACCGCGAGCTCGTCGACGCGGCGTACGCGCTGAACGAGGGCGCGTTCGGCGCGCTCGCCGGCGACCGCCCGCTGTACCTCGGCTTCCAGGCCACCGAGAAGCGCTCGGCGAACTTCACGCTCACCGTGACGAACCCGGGTGGCCACTCCAGCATCCCACGCCCCGACAACGCCATCTATCAGCTCGCGCACGCGCTCGAGCGGATCGAGTCGTACACGTTTCCCGTCGCGCTGAACGACGTGTCGCGCGCGTACTTCACGCAGACCGCGCGCGTGGTCCCGCCCGACGTCGCCGCGGCCATGCGTGCGATCGTCGCGAACCCGTCCGATGCCGCGGCCGCCGCGCGACTGTCGCGCGACCCGACGTGGGCGTCGATGCTGCGCACGACGTGCGTCGCGACGCGCCTCGCCGGCGGGCACGCGAACAACGCGCTGCCGCAGCGCGCCACGGCGACCGTGAACTGCCGCATCGTGCCGACGTCGAGCGCGGCGGAGGCGCGCGAGGCGCTCGTGCGCGTGATCGCCGACACCGGCGTGCGCGTGTCGCCCGTCGGCGCGGGCGCGACGTGGGCGATGACGGTGGATCCGATCGACCCGCAGCTGCTCGCCGCGACGACGGCGACGACGCGCGCGCTGTGGGGCGACGTCCCGATCATCCCGCTCATGTCGACGTGGACCACCGACGGCCGCCTCCTGCGCGACGCGGGGATCCCGACCTACGGCGTGAACGGGCTGTTCACCGTGCCGGGCGAGGAGCGGATGCACGGCCTCGACGAGAAGCTGCGCGTGCGCTCGTTCTACGACGGGCTCGCGTTCACCGACCGGCTGTTGCGGCAGATCGCCGGCGCGCCGGGAGCCTGA
- a CDS encoding GNAT family N-acetyltransferase produces the protein MPLIVRFIRGLAEYERLLHECEATEEKIRASLFGPRPDAEVVIAEVDGEPAGFALFFHNYSTFLAQRGLYLEDLFVLPDHRGRGVGHALLEHLARLAVARECGRLEWWVLDWNEPAIRFYRSIGAVPMDQWTVQRVSGDALHRLAAGDPTPVP, from the coding sequence GTGCCGCTCATCGTGCGCTTCATCCGCGGGCTCGCCGAATACGAGCGGCTGCTGCACGAGTGCGAGGCGACGGAGGAGAAGATCCGCGCCTCGCTGTTCGGCCCGCGCCCCGATGCCGAGGTCGTGATCGCCGAAGTCGACGGCGAGCCGGCGGGGTTCGCGCTGTTCTTCCACAACTACTCCACGTTCCTCGCACAGCGCGGGCTGTACCTCGAGGATCTGTTCGTGCTTCCCGACCACCGCGGCCGCGGCGTGGGACACGCGCTGCTCGAGCACCTCGCGCGGCTCGCCGTGGCGCGCGAGTGCGGGCGGCTGGAGTGGTGGGTGCTCGACTGGAACGAGCCCGCGATCCGCTTCTACCGCTCGATCGGCGCGGTGCCGATGGACCAGTGGACGGTGCAGCGCGTATCCGGCGACGCGCTGCATCGACTCGCGGCCGGCGACCCGACTCCCGTCCCATGA
- a CDS encoding oxygenase MpaB family protein produces the protein MRRYDIARHIARLDPERDHVEIVHYLVGWEFPWDWVRALEMALYRTFCNPRTSRLLDHTREFHDRPQRRYDDTALLMAEIMEWGYDSDRGREALRRTNRFHRHYDIANEDFLYVLTTFHLEPIRWMDRYGWRRLTAHEKRASYHFWREVGRRMNIRDIPPTPEAFERWSVAFERTHFAFDEANRRIATSTRELFAGWFPRPLRPLVRVGIHALLDDTMLASFGFRAAPRPVRSLVAGALRMRGWALRFFPPRRRKGFITGTPQRSWPDGYELTDLGPPPLLHAREGAAR, from the coding sequence ATGCGACGCTACGACATCGCCCGCCACATCGCGCGCCTCGACCCCGAGCGCGACCACGTCGAGATCGTGCACTACCTCGTCGGGTGGGAGTTCCCGTGGGACTGGGTGCGCGCGCTCGAGATGGCGCTCTATCGCACGTTCTGCAATCCCCGCACGTCGCGGCTGCTCGACCACACGCGCGAGTTCCACGACCGCCCGCAGCGTCGCTACGACGACACCGCGCTGCTCATGGCGGAGATCATGGAGTGGGGCTACGACAGCGACCGCGGGCGCGAGGCGCTGCGGCGGACGAACCGGTTCCACCGCCACTACGACATCGCGAACGAGGACTTCCTCTACGTCCTCACGACGTTCCACCTCGAACCGATCCGGTGGATGGATCGTTACGGGTGGCGGCGGCTCACCGCGCACGAGAAGCGCGCGAGCTACCACTTCTGGCGCGAGGTCGGGCGCCGCATGAACATCCGCGACATCCCGCCGACGCCGGAAGCGTTCGAGCGGTGGAGCGTGGCGTTCGAGCGCACGCACTTCGCGTTCGACGAGGCGAACCGCCGCATCGCGACGTCGACGCGCGAGCTGTTCGCCGGCTGGTTCCCGCGTCCGCTGCGCCCGCTCGTGCGCGTCGGCATCCACGCCCTGCTCGACGACACGATGCTGGCGTCGTTCGGCTTCCGCGCCGCGCCGCGCCCCGTGCGGTCGCTCGTCGCCGGCGCGCTGCGTATGCGCGGCTGGGCGCTCCGCTTCTTCCCGCCGCGCCGCCGCAAGGGCTTCATCACCGGCACGCCGCAGCGCTCGTGGCCCGACGGTTACGAGCTGACCGACCTTGGCCCGCCGCCGCTGCTGCACGCGCGCGAGGGGGCGGCGCGTTAG
- a CDS encoding amidohydrolase — translation MSRRLRLAAGALAALPLSLATALHAQGAQGAQGAQGDADVARRVAAVMPKVVAWRRDFHEHPELSNQEVRTSGIVAQHLKALGLEVRTGVGGTGVVGLLRGGRPGKVVALRADMDALPVEELVDLPFKSKVRATYNGQDVGVMHACGHDMHVAMLMGAAEVLAGMKAQIPGTVMFVFQPDEEGEAGKPQGAKAMLDDGLFAGTKPDAIFGLHVGITPADAGQLTTRPNGFMAASDFFRIVVHGRQTHGATPWDGVDPVVAAAAIVNGLQTIVSRQAKLVLAPAVVTVGALNAGVRNNIIPDSAVMIGTVRTFDPGMRDDIGKRLERTAKLIAESQGATADVTIQRMTPVTANDAALTGRMLGTLRRVAGASNVIEGQPVTGAEDFGFYAEQVPAMFVFLGVRPKGSPLSAFVSNHSPKFFADESALPTGVRTLVALATDYLAPATP, via the coding sequence GTGTCTCGCCGCCTCCGTCTCGCCGCCGGCGCCCTCGCCGCGCTCCCGCTCAGCCTCGCGACCGCCCTCCACGCCCAGGGCGCCCAGGGCGCCCAGGGCGCCCAGGGCGACGCCGACGTCGCGCGCCGCGTGGCGGCCGTCATGCCGAAGGTCGTCGCGTGGCGGCGCGACTTCCACGAGCATCCGGAGCTGTCGAACCAGGAGGTGCGCACGTCGGGGATCGTCGCGCAGCACCTGAAGGCGCTGGGCCTCGAGGTGCGCACCGGCGTCGGGGGCACGGGCGTCGTGGGGCTGCTGCGCGGCGGGCGCCCCGGCAAGGTGGTCGCGCTGCGCGCCGACATGGACGCGCTCCCCGTCGAGGAGCTCGTCGACCTGCCGTTCAAGTCGAAGGTGCGCGCGACGTACAACGGCCAGGACGTCGGCGTCATGCACGCGTGCGGCCACGACATGCACGTCGCCATGCTGATGGGCGCCGCGGAGGTGCTCGCGGGGATGAAGGCGCAGATCCCCGGCACCGTGATGTTCGTCTTCCAGCCCGACGAGGAAGGGGAGGCGGGCAAGCCGCAGGGCGCGAAGGCGATGCTCGACGACGGCCTGTTCGCCGGCACGAAGCCGGACGCGATCTTCGGCCTGCACGTCGGCATCACGCCGGCCGACGCGGGGCAGCTCACGACGCGGCCTAACGGCTTCATGGCGGCGTCGGACTTCTTCCGCATCGTCGTGCACGGCCGGCAGACGCACGGCGCGACGCCGTGGGACGGCGTGGACCCGGTGGTCGCCGCGGCGGCGATCGTGAACGGGCTGCAGACGATCGTGAGCCGTCAGGCGAAGCTCGTGCTCGCGCCCGCGGTCGTCACCGTCGGCGCGCTGAACGCGGGCGTGCGCAACAACATCATCCCCGACAGTGCGGTGATGATCGGCACCGTGCGCACGTTCGATCCCGGCATGCGCGACGACATCGGCAAGCGCCTCGAGCGCACGGCGAAGCTGATCGCCGAGAGCCAGGGCGCCACCGCGGACGTGACGATCCAGCGCATGACGCCCGTGACGGCGAACGATGCCGCGCTCACGGGGCGGATGTTAGGCACCCTGCGCCGCGTGGCCGGCGCGTCGAACGTGATCGAGGGGCAGCCGGTGACCGGTGCCGAGGACTTCGGCTTCTACGCCGAGCAGGTGCCCGCGATGTTCGTGTTCCTCGGCGTGCGTCCGAAGGGGAGCCCGCTCTCGGCGTTCGTGTCGAACCACTCGCCGAAGTTCTTCGCCGACGAATCCGCGCTGCCGACCGGGGTGCGCACGCTCGTCGCGCTGGCGACGGACTACCTGGCACCTGCGACGCCGTGA